The following are encoded together in the Neospora caninum Liverpool complete genome, chromosome IV genome:
- a CDS encoding putative transmembrane domain-containing protein, with protein MARSLAGFLFPLFFCVFLAAPVHAGPAQSRRRPSPSKASTSVSVLETTAPACLRCSAGSHAASVNQAHEVVSSFSAPPADPARCELYLQNLFCALNCSAEKAQPWVSVRAAPASSGVSFAESKAKVSTTVRVCSQACEQFGAACQSAGSAQAPQDGGASFVEKTSGVRRPAHRGDAGRNEEDAPGFLQLHTKHRSRASAKAKRSEKSCVDLKLAGLAFVSVDQPAAGHERAGTQGDAACLSFLQVEQPADDYTAEQTAGAAQAPPMTRTQPIAEHDQLADPSTLVPGVPLNPQPADLAGTAALPQAYPDVPLGPTPATVAPQDPSGVAAGVAGAETVAPTPIPSVVPAAAANPASPTLASVAPTPVSSPLVPASVAPTGSPAAVTGVPDASLPEAPAFQAQPVVTPQAQPVVTPQAQPAVSSEAQPVVTPQAQPVVTPQTQPVVTPQAQPVVTPQAQPAVSSQAQPAVSSQAQPAVASQAQPVVASRAQPAATTVQAAVSSTAGASAATGSTVGAQPVGEPAPSPAAGVQAAGAPTTVSRRQAISSEAGAAGTTGASPTVAVSQGRVVDLRQGVKTTGHFREAQTLEVVPEDGFCMSNCECWPVWASAIVVFVVYLAATFIAIVMMASLFSRGLWSSTFYRGGGNWLIGSSVMGAVTGGLVGGLVTQCVAGGLGLAAGLMTLCCSILLVGRRGAWLGAMGGILTGAVVGAMINTGGFAIALGGSIGLLLGVICGFAPIARQLKVNERYIRQGMAAAAMAGNSGKKHPEGGRRGDGGVDHFRGYDPIGSGPEDSQRQSRPSVLGNMRSSLRSEATAGSLSARLRSVAAAHNAYTADEEKLYDHGRSVESDSHEFRTDNAPSRPGSPLSAGGVDDEE; from the exons ATGGCACGTTCCTTGGcgggttttctctttccgctttttttctgcgttttcctcgcggCTCCCGTTCACGCGGGACCTGCCCAgagtcgccgtcgcccctcCCCTTCGAAAGCTTCCacctctgtttctgtgttgGAGACAACGGCGCCagcgtgtctccgctgctcgGCGGGGTCCCACGCAGCGTCCGTGAACCAAGCCCACGAAgtcgtttcctccttttccgctcCGCCGGCAGACCCCGCGCGATGCGAATTGTACCTGCAAAATCTGTTCTGCGCCCTCAACTGCTCCGCCGAGAAAGCGCAGCCTTGGGTCTCTGTGCGCGCCGCCCCCGCGTCCTCGGGCGTCTCTTTTGCCGAGTCAAAGGCGAAAGTCTCGACGACCGTCCGGGTGTGTTCACAGGCGTGCGAACAGTTCGGAGCAGCCTGCCAGAGCGCAGGAAGCGCGCAGGCGCCCCAGGACGGAGGTGCGTCCTTTGTGGAGAAAACGAGTGGGGTCAGACGCCCGGCGCACCGGGGAGATGCGGGGcggaacgaagaagacgcaccgGGTTTTCTTCAGCTGCACACAAAACACAGAAGCCGCGCGAGTGCAAAGGCGAAACGCAGCGAGAAGTCCTGCGTAGACTTGAAGCTCGCGGggctcgccttcgtttcagTAGATCAGCCAGCGGCAGGACACGAACGGGCGGGGACACAGGGCGACGCAGCCTGTCTCAGCTTCCTGCAAGTGGAACAACCCGCTGACGACTACACGGCAGAGCAGACGGCAGGCGCCGCCCAAG CGCCTCCAATGACTCGAACCCAACCAATTGCGGAGCACGACCAGCTGGCGGATCCGTCGACTCTCGTACCAGGTGTCCCCCTCAACCCACAGCCCGCTGACCTAGCAGGCACTGCCGCTCTCCCCCAGGCATACCCTGACGTCCCTTTGGGCCCAACTCCTGCAACCGTCGCCCCTCAAGACCCCTCCGGAGTTGCAGCAGGCGTGGCAGGAGCCGAGACCGTCGCCCCAACTCCCATCCCGTCTGTCGTCCCAGCTGCCGCTGCGAATCCAGCGTCCCCGACCCTAGCCTCGGTAGCTCCgactcctgtctcttcgccacTGGTCCCTGCCTCTGTGGCTCCGACCGGCAGTCCCGCCGCCGTCACAGGCGTTCCGGACGCGTCGCTTCCTGAGGCTCCCGCTTTTCAGGCACAGCCTGTTGTAACGCCTCAGGCACAACCTGTTGTAACGCCTCAGGCACagcctgctgtctcttctgagGCACAGCCTGTTGTAACGCCTCAGGCACAGCCTGTTGTAACGCCTCAGACACAGCCTGTTGTAACGCCTCAGGCACAGCCTGTTGTAACGCCTCAGGCACagcctgctgtctcttctcaggcacagcctgctgtctcttctcaggCACAGcctgctgtcgcttctcAGGCACAGCCTGTTGTCGCTTCTCGGGCACAACCTGCGGCCACAACCGTACAGGCAGCAGTGTCTTCGACCGCTGGGGCTTCAGCTGCGACAGGTTCCACTGTGGGCGCACAGCCAGTGGGTGAACCCGCTCCTTCCCCTGCAGCAGGGGTGCAAGCGGCGGGTGCCCCGACGACGGTCTCCAGACGTCAGGCGATTtcgagcgaggcaggagcgGCGGGGACAACAGGGGCGTCTCCAACCGTCGCCGTTTCCCAAGGGCGCGTGGTCGACCTGAGGCAAGGTGTGAAGACGACCGGTCACTTTCGAGAAGCCCAGACGCTCGAGGTCGTTCCG GAGGACGGATTCTGCATGAGCAACTGCGAGTGCTGGCCTGTCTGGGCGTCGGCGATTGTCGTCTTCGTGGTCTATCTGGCGGCAACTTTCATTGCGATCGTCATGATGGCgagtctcttttctcggggTCTCTGGTCGTCCACCTTTTACCGCGGAGGCGGCAACTGGCTTATCGGGTCCTCGGTCATGGGCGCGGTCACCGGCGGCCTCGTAGGCGGTCTCGTGACTCAGTGCGTCGCGGGCGGCCTCGGCCTTGCCGCTGGCTTAATGACGCTCTGCTGCTCCATTTTGCTCGTCGGGCGACG GGGGGCGTGGCTCGGAGCTATGGGCGGAATCCTGACAGGCGCCGTGGTGGGCGCCATGATCAACACGGGCGGATTTGCAATTGCAT TGGGCGGAAGCATCGGATTGCTCCTGGGAGTCATCTGCGGGTTCGCGCCGATCGCTCGCCAGCTGAAAGTGAACGAGCGCTACATTCGTCAGGGCATGGCGGCAGCGGCGATGGCAGGAAA CTCCGGGAAGAAACACCCCGAAGGAGGGCGgcggggcgacggcggcgttGACCACTTCCGTGGCTACGATCCCATCGGGTCTGGCCCCGAAGACTCCCAGAGGCA ATCGCGGCCCAGCGTGCTCGGCAACATGCGGTCGTCCTTGCGCTCGGAAGCGACCGccggctctctctcggctcggctgcgctccgtcgccgccgcacACAACGCCTACACGGCAGATGAAGAAAAACTATACGACCACGGGAGATCTGTCGAGAGCGACAGCCACGAGTTCAGGACCGACAATGCGCCGTCAAGACCCGGAAGTCCCCTCTCTGCGGGTGGTGTGGACGACGAGGAGTAG
- a CDS encoding srs domain-containing protein produces MGKTLQRRRGSNPMDRTWMAACMSGILLFCSGELVAAQLSEGIQHRLLQTGFTTVAPTFQDAVATCDLIAKEKDAAAGAAAASLTLSQSSLTATLVCKAATITMIPQSLAKVCDPKQSKGGTQCQFDGSASDGKEVTLKELLGTDRTVTWTQSKKRVGKTETWTLQLEDADLPLTDKSFLVGCQDSTSSQGKQVCKVTVNVEARASSVGDTNVVTCAYGKNSNPVPLKVEMTTENNTLTLQCGSEGILHPTKYKTRYCDAQEADLRKCNEKDYTGILPSFVESWWTNADEESSATLTIPETEFPESDHQFRLSCVPKSTNSEGSDREEKAGGNDSSQAGATTSTCNVVVTVKSGSSASSTGQMVATVSGAAALFGFLAWSV; encoded by the coding sequence ATGGGCAAAACTCTTCAGCGGCGTCGAGGGTCGAACCCGATGGACCGCACGTGGATGGCGGCGTGCATGAGTGGAATTTTGTTGTTTTGCAGCGGGGAGCTCGTTGCAGCTCAGCTGAGTGAAGGCATTCAACACCGGCTTTTGCAAACTGGGTTCACGACTGTTGCGCCCACATTCCAGGATGCGGTCGCCACTTGCGATCTAATAGCCAAAGAAAAGGATGCCGCCGCCGGGGCAGCTGCTGCCTCGCTGACGCTGTCACAATCAAGTCTCACCGCTACGTTGGTATGTAAGGCAGCAACGATCACGATGATACCACAGAGCCTGGCAAAAGTGTGTGATCCAAAGCAATCCAAAGGCGGTACCCAATGCCAGTTTGACGGCAGCGCTTCCGATGGCAAAGAAGTCACGCTGAAGGAATTGCTTGGTACAGACCGTACTGTTACGTGGACTCAGTCAAAGAAAAGAGTAGGCAAAACAGAAACGTGGACATTGCAATTGGAGGATGCAGACCTTCCTTTGACTGACAAGAGCTTCCTTGTTGGGTGTCAAGACTCCACTTCCTCTCAGGGTAAGCAGGTGTGCAAGGTCACGGTGAATGTCGAAGCAAGAGCTTCTTCTGTTGGGGATACGAACGTCGTCACCTGTGCGTACGGCAAAAACAGCAACCCAGTGCCCCTGAAGGTTGAGATGACAACAGAAAACAACACCCTCACTCTTCAGTGTGGTTCCGAGGGTATTCTCCATCCGACTAAATATAAAACTCGCTACTGCGACGCTCAGGAAGCAGACTTGAGGAAGTGCAACGAGAAGGATTACACAGGTATTCTTCCCAGCTTTGTGGAGAGCTGGTGGACAAATGCAGACGAGGAGAGTTCCGCTACGCTGACAATCCCAGAGACGGAGTTTCCGGAATCAGACCATCAATTCCGTTTGAGTTGTGTTCCCAAGTCGACAAATTCCGAGGGATCTGATCGTGAAGAGAAGGCTGGGGGAAACGACAGCTCACAGGCGGGTGCGACTACGTCGACTTGCAATGTGGTTGTGACTGTGAAGTCAGGAAGCTCTGCGTCGTCAACTGGTCAAATGGTAGCTACAGTCTCGGGTGCGGCCGCTTTGTTCGGGTTCCTCGCCTGGTCCGTGTAA
- a CDS encoding srs domain-containing protein, which produces MARTGKMQQRRGGFRSKARKLIALSMGGVLLLSSGLAAADQLREGLLGRSLSGEITNVDPSIDNAVATCSFSPAAAGRAAPASLTLSQTSLTATLVCTGTQIVTVPENLLNVCDPKQNADNGKCVFGGTNPAGKEVKLTELLGTDRHIQWTEIQQEPNSERGAGSTKAWTLQLEDGDFPVTDKSFLVGCQDSTKGKQACKVTVNVEARASSVADRNVVTCAYGKKSNPEPLKVEMTTDNNTLTLQCGSEGILHPITYKTRYCDPEAANVQECNEKDYTGILPSFVESWWTNVNDGKSSATLTIPETEFPESDQQFRLGCVPKSPNAPPSGDTMKTSKGNGSQTHAATSNCNVIVTVRSGSSASSTGQMVATVSGAAALLGLLAGSL; this is translated from the coding sequence ATGGCGAGGACAGGAAAGATGCAGCAGCGCCGCGGGGGGTTCAGGTCTAAGGCCCGCAAGTTGATCGCGTTGAGCATGGGTGGTGTTTTGTTGCTCTCTAGCGGGCTAGCAGCTGCAGATCAACTGCGTGAAGGTCTTCTGGGTCGGAGTTTGTCCGGAGAAATCACCAATGTCGATCCATCGATCGATAATGCAGTCGCCACTTGCAGTTTTAGCCCTGCTGCAGCAGGCAGGGCagctcctgcctctctgaCGCTGTCACAAACAAGCCTGACCGCTACCTTGGTATGTACAGGAACACAAATCGTGACAGTGCCGGAAAACCTGCTGAATGTTTGTGATCCAAAGCAAAACGCGGACAACGGCAAATGCGTGTTTGGCGGCACCAATCCAGCGGGCAAAGAGGTCAAGCTGACAGAATTGCTCGGAACAGACCGCCACATTCAGTGGACAGAGATCCAACAAGAGCCAAATAGCGAACGAGGTGCAGGAAGCACAAAAGCGTGGACATTGCAGCTGGAGGATGGCGACTTTCCTGTGACCGACAAGAGCTTCCTTGTTGGGTGTCAAGACTCCACTAAGGGTAAGCAGGCATGCAAGGTCACGGTGAACGTCGAAGCGAGAGCTTCTTCTGTTGCGGATAGGAACGTCGTCACCTGTGCGTACGGCAAAAAGAGCAACCCTGAGCCTCTGAAGGTTGAGATGACAACAGATAACAACACCCTCACTCTTCAGTGTGGTTCCGAGGGTATTCTTCATCCGATTACATATAAAACTCGCTACTGCGACCCTGAGGCCGCAAACGTTCAGGAGTGCAACGAGAAGGATTATACAGGTATTCTTCCCAGCTTTGTGGAGAGCTGGTGGACAAATGTGAACGACGGGAAGAGTTCCGCTACGCTGACAATCCCAGAGACTGAGTTTCCGGAATCAGACCAGCAATTCCGTTTGGGTTGTGTTCCGAAGTCGCCAAATGCCCCGCCATCGGGTGACACGATGAAAACTAGCAAGGGTAACGGCTCACAGACGCATGCGGCTACGTCGAACTGCAATGTGATTGTGACTGTCAGGTCAGGAAGCTCTGCATCGTCAACTGGTCAAATGGTAGCTACAGTCTCTGGTGCGGCGGCTTTGTTAGGGCTCCTCGCCGGCTCGTTGTAA
- a CDS encoding srs domain-containing protein, producing MVKTLQRRRGSNPMDRTWMAACMSGILLFCSGEVVATQLSEGLQHRRLATKFTTVAPTFQDAVATCDLTQGGVAAAAAAAADSLMLSQKSLIATLVCKAKTITMIPASLQNVCDPTQTGETPKCKFADSSSTGKEVTLKGLLGTDREVDWKQIQQAQARGNPQTQTWKLQLEDADIPVTDKSFLVGCQDTDPSKQRDSGTTNVCKVTVNVEARASSVGDRNVVTCAYGKNSNPAPLKVEMTTDNNTLTLQCGSEGILHPITYKTRYCDPEAANVQECNEKDYTGILPSFVESWWTNVNDGKSSATLTIPETEFPESDQQFRMSCVPKSTNPQGSDLSGGGRASEGTQTSVTTSTCNVVVTVKSGSSASSTGQMVATVSGAAALLGLLTGSF from the coding sequence ATGGTCAAAACTCTTCAGCGGCGTCGAGGGTCGAACCCGATGGACCGCACGTGGATGGCGGCGTGCATGAGTGGAATTTTGTTGTTCTGCAGCGGGGAGGTCGTTGCAACCCAGCTGAGTGAAGGCCTTCAGCACCGGCGTTTGGCAACTAAGTTCACGACTGTTGCGCCCACGTTCCAGGATGCGGTCGCCACTTGCGATTTAACACAAGGTGGTGTcgcagccgctgctgccGCAGCCGCTGACTCCTTGATGCTTTCGCAAAAAAGCCTCATCGCTACGTTGGTATGTAAGGCAAAAACGATCACGATGATACCAGCAAGCCTGCAAAATGTTTGTGATCCAACGCAAACAGGAGAAACTCCGAAATGCAAGTTTGCCGACAGCAGTTCCACTGGCAAAGAAGTCACGCTCAAAGGCTTGCTTGGAACAGACCGGGAGGTTGACTGGAAACAGATCCAACAAGCCCAAGCGAGGGGCAATCCCCAGACACAAACGTGGAAATTGCAGCTGGAGGATGCTGACATTCCTGTGACCGACAAGAGCTTCCTTGTTGGGTGTCAAGACACCGATCCCTCTAAGCAAAGGGATTCCGGTACGACAAATGTGTGCAAGGTCACGGTGAATGTCGAAGCAAGAGCTTCTTCTGTTGGGGATAGGAACGTCGTCACCTGTGCGTACGGCAAAAACAGCAACCCTGCGCCCCTGAAGGTTGAGATGACAACAGATAACAACACCCTCACTCTTCAGTGTGGTTCCGAGGGTATTCTTCATCCGATTACATATAAAACTCGCTACTGCGACCCTGAGGCCGCAAACGTTCAGGAGTGCAACGAGAAGGATTATACAGGTATTCTTCCCAGCTTTGTGGAGAGCTGGTGGACAAATGTGAACGACGGGAAGAGTTCCGCTACGCTGACAATCCCAGAGACTGAGTTTCCTGAATCAGACCAGCAATTCCGTATGAGTTGTGTTCCCAAGTCGACAAACCCCCAGGGATCTGATCTTTCAGGTGGGGGGAGGGCAAGCGAGGGCACACAGACGAGTGTGACTACCTCGACTTGCAATGTGGTTGTAACTGTGAAGTCAGGAAGCTCTGCGTCGTCAACTGGTCAAATGGTAGCTACAGTCTCTGGTGCGGCGGCTTTGTTAGGGCTCCTCACCGGCTCCTTCTAA
- a CDS encoding srs domain-containing protein, translated as MATIGKTLQRRRGSNPVDRTWMAACMSGILLFCSGELVAAELSEGLQHRLLATGFTTVAPTFQDAVSTCDLTTEGEVGAAGAAAASLTLSQSSLTATLVCKAETITMIPATLLNICDPKQNADPGKCVFDSSNSAGKEVKLKDLLGTDREVKWKQIQDQARGDPQTQTWTLQLEDPDLPLSDKSFLVGCQDSTSFLKTKGTKVCKVPVNVEARASSVGDRNVVTCAYGKNSNPVPLKVEMTTENNTLTLQCGSEGILHPTTYATHYCDPEAANFQECNEKDYTGILPSFVESWWTNVNDGKTSATLTIPETEFPESDQQFRLGCVPNTTNSAASAPAGKSRSDGSQTVVARSHCNVIVTVRSGSSASSTGQMVATVSGTAALIGLLAGSL; from the coding sequence ATGGCCACGATCGGCAAAACGCTTCAGCGGCGTCGAGGGTCGAACCCGGTAGACCGCACGTGGATGGCAGCGTGCATGAGTGGAATTTTGTTGTTTTGCAGCGGGGAGCTCGTTGCAGCTGAGCTTAGTGAAGGTCTTCAACACCGGCTTTTGGCAACTGGGTTCACGACTGTTGCGCCCACATTCCAGGATGCGGTCTCCACTTGCGATTTAACAACCGAAGGAGAAGTTGGCGCCGCCGGGGCAGCTGCTGCCTCGCTGACGCTGTCACAATCAAGTCTCACCGCTACGTTGGTATGTAAGGCAGAAACGATCACGATGATACCAGCAACCCTGCTAAATATTTGTGATCCCAAACAAAACGCGGACCCAGGAAAATGCGTCTTTGACAGCAGCAACTCGGCCGGCAAAGAAGTCAAGCTGAAAGACTTGCTCGGAACAGACCGCGAGGTTAAATGGAAACAGATCCAAGACCAAGCGAGGGGCGATCCCCAGACACAAACATGGACATTGCAGCTGGAGGATCCAGACCTTCCTTTGTCTGACAAGAGCTTTCTTGTTGGGTGTCAAGACTCCACTTCCTTTCTGAAGACCAAAGGCACGAAGGTGTGCAAGGTCCCGGTGAATGTCGAAGCAAGAGCTTCTTCTGTTGGGGATAGGAACGTCGTCACCTGCGCGTACGGCAAAAACAGCAACCCAGTGCCCCTGAAGGTTGAGATGACAACAGAAAACAACACCCTCACTCTTCAGTGTGGTTCCGAGGGTATTCTTCATCCGACTACATATGCAACTCACTATTGCGACCCTGAGGCCGCAAACTTTCAGGAGTGCAACGAAAAGGATTATACAGGTATTCTTCCCAGCTTTGTGGAGAGCTGGTGGACAAATGTGAACGACGGGAAGACTTCCGCTACGCTGACAATCCCAGAGACGGAGTTTCCGGAATCAGACCAGCAATTCCGTTTGGGTTGTGTTCCCAACACGACAAACTCCGCGGCATCCGCTCCTGCAGGGAAGTCTAGGAGTGACGGCTCACAGACGGTTGTGGCTAGGTCGCACTGCAATGTGATTGTGACTGTCAGGTCAGGAAGCTCTGCGTCGTCAACTGGTCAAATGGTAGCTACAGTCTCGGGCACGGCCGCTTTGATCGGGCTCCTCGCAGGCTCTTTGTAA
- a CDS encoding srs domain-containing protein, whose protein sequence is MARMGKTLQRRRGSNPMDLTWMAACMIGILLFCSREVVAAQLSEGLQHRRLQTKFTTVAPTFGDAVATCNLTGAPAAASTPAATSLTLSQKSLTATLVCTGTQLVTVPASLVYVCGPKRSDEDTTCQFDGTTADGKEVKLKDFLGADRDVKWAETQQEQSKEPKAASTKTWTLQLEEADLPLSDKSFLVGCQETTAPAPANRNACKVTVTVEARASSVGDRNVVTCAYGKNSNPEPLKVEMTTENNTLTLQCGSEGILHPTTYRTRYCDPEAPNFQECNQKDYTGILPGFVESWWTNADTESSATLTIPETEFPESNQQFRLSCVPNAADSSGSDDTAKTSKGGANDGSQTVAATSNCNVIVTVRSGSSASSTGQMVATVSGTAALIGLLVASL, encoded by the coding sequence ATGGCCAGGATGGGCAAAACGCTTCAGCGGCGTCGAGGGTCGAACCCGATGGACCTCACGTGGATGGCAGCGTGCATGATTGGAATTTTGCTGTTTTGCAGCAGGGAGGTCGTTGCAGCTCAGCTTAGTGAAGGCCTTCAACACCGGCGTTTGCAAACTAAGTTCACGACTGTTGCGCCCACGTTCGGGGATGCGGTCGCCACTTGCAATTTAACAGGAGCACCTGCGGCAGCCTCTACGCCTGCTGCTACTTCACTGACGCTGTCGCAAAAAAGTCTCACTGCTACCCTGGTATGCACAGGAACACAACTCGTGACGGTACCGGCCAGCCTAGTTTACGTGTGTGGCCCAAAGCGAAGCGATGAAGATACCACCTGCCAGTTTGACGGCACCACGGCTGACGGGAAAGAGGTCAAACTGAAAGATTTCCTCGGAGCAGACCGCGATGTTAAGTGGGCAGAGACGCAACAAGAGCAAAGTAAGGAACCAAAGGCAGCAAGCACAAAAACATGGACGCTGCAgctcgaggaggcagacCTTCCTTTGTCTGACAAGAGCTTCCTTGTCGGGTGCCAAGAAACCACTGCCCCTGCGCCAGCAAATCGTAACGCGTGCAAGGTCACGGTGACCGTCGAAGCAAGAGCTTCTTCTGTTGGGGATAGGAACGTCGTCACCTGCGCGTACGGCAAAAACAGCAACCCTGAGCCCCTGAAGGTTGAGATGACAACAGAAAACAACACCCTCACTCTTCAGTGTGGTTCCGAGGGTATTCTCCATCCGACTACATACAGAACTCGCTACTGCGACCCTGAGGCCCCAAACTTTCAGGAGTGCAACCAGAAGGATTATACAGGTATTCTTCCCGGTTTTGTGGAGAGCTGGTGGACAAATGCGGACACGGAGAGTTCCGCTACGCTGACAATCCCAGAGACTGAGTTTCCTGAATCAAACCAGCAATTCCGTTTGAGTTGTGTTCCCAACGCGGCAGATTCTTCGGGATCTGATGATACAGCGAAGACTAGCAAGGGTGGGGCAAACGACGGCTCACAGACGGTTGCGGCTACGTCGAACTGCAATGTGATTGTGACTGTCAGGTCCGGAAGCTCTGCGTCGTCAACTGGTCAAATGGTAGCTACAGTCTCGGGCACGGCCGCTTTGATCGGGCTCCTCGTGGCCTCGTTGTAA